The following coding sequences are from one Eucalyptus grandis isolate ANBG69807.140 chromosome 11, ASM1654582v1, whole genome shotgun sequence window:
- the LOC104425842 gene encoding uncharacterized protein LOC104425842 isoform X4 has product MAIVTGDRYLERLVRFVEAQAGPLIDGTLVLKLNPVGLHYVQSRLESLHELERLLAGAPVDYLRAYVSDLGDHRALEQLRRILRLLTSLKVVSVLPPQSRDPTPLSLLPFGRLRFLELRGCDLSTSAARGLLELRHTLEKLICHNSTDALRHVFASRIAEIKDSPQWNRLSFVSCACNGLVLMDESLQLLPAVETLDLSRNKFSKLGNLRKCMKLKHLDLGFNHLRTISSFTEVTSHLVKLVLRNNAITTLHGIENLKSLEGLDVSYNVISNFSELEVLTGLPSLLSLWLEGNPICSARWYRAQVFSLFTYPDKLKLDDTGISKREFWKRQILVAARQKRPASFGFYLPAKDDAEGEGSINRKKKKQSRLASIESEEESIYMCSDYDTVSCDNEVSSREETVRGDDEAGIVDLMNRAELMKRERSVFWLREFKEWIDQSSEILMENGKFDSRNRKWHHGENSRYTSNSFQDSGDGSSTNNLELDRSLAPSHGHRFLDQINGVVNAGGVSLLDMGGTNLTHEHNYHGSKHTKGSHYNKLAANGQQMAANSIIPVPSGDDTIERRSSSSYHGSPPHYQENILQRHDSMVDEILQLSADSYSAASLDTTSCSEDDLTEFGTSLSDVDKRLNGGPQNFKVDGHFLINSFEEKCDDLKNPSPGTGEICESSIDVPAKQPSRILDLDVQYYSGSHHHDGEILESVNEGFKLSEKRKSKRKPMKRVVALSEESRGFDKSGAPSAAGGPTDTSSLEDGQTKQIFRGSDMEEVCEKQAWDAVSTQTNDTATAREKSLTGGTDEFIEQYFYMNVATSGSHETCEQYLRCDCVLEQESIYREREVALLRSSERRLYVLLIAFRFDGSVLPGYAEVQIDGTCRNYFECAGLPHS; this is encoded by the exons ATGGCGATCGTCACCGGGGACCGCTACCTCGAGAGGCTGGTGAGGTTCGTGGAGGCGCAGGCCGGCCCGCTGATCGACGGGACCCTAGTGCTCAAGCTGAACCCCGTGGGGCTCCACTACGTGCAGTCGAGGCTGGAGTCCCTGCACGAGCTCGAGCGCCTCCTCGCGGGGGCTCCTGTTGACTACCTCCGGGCGTACGTCTCCGACCTCGGGGATCACCGCGCCCTCGAGCAGCTGCGGAGGATTCTGCGCCTCCTGACTTCGTTGAAGGTCGTCTCCGTGCTCCCGCCTCAGTCCCGGGATCCGACGCCGCTCTCGCTTCTCCCGTTCGGGCGCCTGAGGTTCCTCGAGCTGAGGGGTTGTGATTTGTCGACATCGGCCGCCAGAGGGTTGCTAGAGTTACGGCATACTCTGGAGAAGCTCATTTGCCACAATTCTACC GATGCTCTACGGCATGTTTTTGCGAGTAGAATTGCTGAGATAAAGGACTCTCCCCAGTGGAACCGCTTATCGTTTGTTTCATGTGCTTGCAATGGCTTGGTTTTGATGGATGAGTCGTTGCAACTTCTTCCTGCAGTTGAAACCCTTGATCTTAGTAGAAACAAGTTCTCAAAGCTGGGTAATCTCCGGAAATGCATGAAACTGAAGCACCTCGATCTTGGATTCAATCATTTGAGAACAATTTCGTCATTTACTGAG GTCACATCCCATCTTGTAAAACTTGTTTTGAGGAACAATGCTATAACGACATTACATGGGATTGAGAATTTGAAGTCGCTTGAAGGGCTTGATGTTTCCTACAATgttatttccaatttttcagagcTAGAGGTACTTACAGGCCTTCCTTCATTGCTAAGTTTGTGGTTGGAAGGAAATCCAATATGTTCTGCCCGATGGTATCGAGCACAAGTGTTCAGCCTTTTCACCTATCCAGATAAA TTGAAGTTAGATGACACAGGAATTAGCAAAAGAGAGTTTTGGAAGAGGCAGATTCTTGTTGCCGCTAGGCAGAAGAGGCCTGCAAGCTTTGGATTTTATTTGCCTGCAAAGGATGATGCCGAGGGAGAGGGTAGCATCAACAGGAAAAAG AAAAAGCAATCTCGTCTTGCATCTATCGAAAGTGAGGAAGAAAGCATCTACATGTGCTCTGACTATGACACCGTCTCATGTGATAATGAGGTATCCAGCAGAGAGGAAACCGTCAGAGGTGATGATGAGGCTGGGATTGTTGATTTGATGAATCGAGCGGAGCTTATGAAGAGAGAGCGTTCTGTCTTTTGGCTGCGTGAGTTCAAGGAGTGGATAGACCAGTCTTCTGAGATTTTGATGGAGAATGGGAAGTTTGATTCTAGAAACAGAAAGTGGCATCACGGTGAAAACTCGAGATacacttcaaattcttttcagGATTCAGGAGATGGTAGCAGCACAAATAATTTGGAATTGGATAGATCATTGGCTCCTTCACATGGGCATCGATTCCTCGATCAGATCAATGGAGTGGTAAACGCTGGTGGTGTTTCTCTTCTTGACATGGGAGGGACAAATCTTACTCATGAGCATAACTACCATGGGTCTAAGCATACCAAAGGCTCACATTACAATAAACTTGCTGCTAATGGACAGCAAATGGCTGCAAATTCAATCATACCTGTGCCCTCTGGTGATGACACGATAGAGAGACGTTCGTCCTCCTCTTATCATGGATCTCCGCCTCATTATCAAGAGAACATTCTGCAGCGCCATGACAGCATGGTAGACGAAATTCTGCAACTTTCTGCTGACTCCTATTCCGCAGCATCTTTGGATACTACCAGTTGCAGTGAAGATGACCTTACTGAATTTGGGACATCGCTGTCTGATGTGGATAAGAGATTGAATGGAGGGCCCCAAAATTTTAAAGTGGATGGACATTTCTTGATCAATAGCTTTGAGGAGAAGTGTGATGACTTAAAAAATCCATCTCCAGGGACAGGTGAAATTTGTGAATCTTCTATTGATGTACCAGCTAAACAACCATCTAGGATTCTCGATCTTGATGTGCAATATTATTCTGGTTCTCATCATCATGATGGTGAGATTCTTGAGTCAGTTAATGAAGGGTTTAAATTGTCTGAGAAGCGCAAAAGCAAAAGGAAGCCTATGAAAAGAGTTGTGGCTTTGTCAGAGGAGAGCAGGGGATTTGACAAGTCAGGAGCACCATCAGCCGCAGGTGGTCCTACGGACACTAGTAGTCTAGAAGATGGACAAACAAAACAAATCTTTAGAGGGAGTGACATGGAGGAAGTTTGTGAGAAGCAGGCATGGGACGCCGTTAGCACCCAAACGAATGACACAGCCACTGCTAGGGAAAAAAGCTTAACAGGAGGGACTGATGAATTTATTGAGCAGTACTTTTACATGAATGTTGCAACATCCGGAAGCCATGAAACCTGCGAGCAATACCTTCGTTGTGATTGTGTGCTGGAGCAAGAATCCATTTATAGAGAGAG AGAAGTGGCTCTGTTGCGAAGCAGTGAACGTCGCCTCTATGTGCTTCTGATTGCTTTTAGATTCGATGGTTCAG TTC
- the LOC104425842 gene encoding uncharacterized protein LOC104425842 isoform X5, translating into MAIVTGDRYLERLVRFVEAQAGPLIDGTLVLKLNPVGLHYVQSRLESLHELERLLAGAPVDYLRAYVSDLGDHRALEQLRRILRLLTSLKVVSVLPPQSRDPTPLSLLPFGRLRFLELRGCDLSTSAARGLLELRHTLEKLICHNSTDALRHVFASRIAEIKDSPQWNRLSFVSCACNGLVLMDESLQLLPAVETLDLSRNKFSKLGNLRKCMKLKHLDLGFNHLRTISSFTEVTSHLVKLVLRNNAITTLHGIENLKSLEGLDVSYNVISNFSELEVLTGLPSLLSLWLEGNPICSARWYRAQVFSLFTYPDKLKLDDTGISKREFWKRQILVAARQKRPASFGFYLPAKDDAEGEGSINRKKKKQSRLASIESEEESIYMCSDYDTVSCDNEVSSREETVRGDDEAGIVDLMNRAELMKRERSVFWLREFKEWIDQSSEILMENGKFDSRNRKWHHGENSRYTSNSFQDSGDGSSTNNLELDRSLAPSHGHRFLDQINGVVNAGGVSLLDMGGTNLTHEHNYHGSKHTKGSHYNKLAANGQQMAANSIIPVPSGDDTIERRSSSSYHGSPPHYQENILQRHDSMVDEILQLSADSYSAASLDTTSCSEDDLTEFGTSLSDVDKRLNGGPQNFKVDGHFLINSFEEKCDDLKNPSPGTGEICESSIDVPAKQPSRILDLDVQYYSGSHHHDGEILESVNEGFKLSEKRKSKRKPMKRVVALSEESRGFDKSGAPSAAGGPTDTSSLEDGQTKQIFRGSDMEEVCEKQAWDAVSTQTNDTATAREKSLTGGTDEFIEQYFYMNVATSGSHETCEQYLRCDCVLEQESIYREREVALLRSSERRLYVLLIAFRFDGSGYAEVQIDGTCRNYFECAGLPHS; encoded by the exons ATGGCGATCGTCACCGGGGACCGCTACCTCGAGAGGCTGGTGAGGTTCGTGGAGGCGCAGGCCGGCCCGCTGATCGACGGGACCCTAGTGCTCAAGCTGAACCCCGTGGGGCTCCACTACGTGCAGTCGAGGCTGGAGTCCCTGCACGAGCTCGAGCGCCTCCTCGCGGGGGCTCCTGTTGACTACCTCCGGGCGTACGTCTCCGACCTCGGGGATCACCGCGCCCTCGAGCAGCTGCGGAGGATTCTGCGCCTCCTGACTTCGTTGAAGGTCGTCTCCGTGCTCCCGCCTCAGTCCCGGGATCCGACGCCGCTCTCGCTTCTCCCGTTCGGGCGCCTGAGGTTCCTCGAGCTGAGGGGTTGTGATTTGTCGACATCGGCCGCCAGAGGGTTGCTAGAGTTACGGCATACTCTGGAGAAGCTCATTTGCCACAATTCTACC GATGCTCTACGGCATGTTTTTGCGAGTAGAATTGCTGAGATAAAGGACTCTCCCCAGTGGAACCGCTTATCGTTTGTTTCATGTGCTTGCAATGGCTTGGTTTTGATGGATGAGTCGTTGCAACTTCTTCCTGCAGTTGAAACCCTTGATCTTAGTAGAAACAAGTTCTCAAAGCTGGGTAATCTCCGGAAATGCATGAAACTGAAGCACCTCGATCTTGGATTCAATCATTTGAGAACAATTTCGTCATTTACTGAG GTCACATCCCATCTTGTAAAACTTGTTTTGAGGAACAATGCTATAACGACATTACATGGGATTGAGAATTTGAAGTCGCTTGAAGGGCTTGATGTTTCCTACAATgttatttccaatttttcagagcTAGAGGTACTTACAGGCCTTCCTTCATTGCTAAGTTTGTGGTTGGAAGGAAATCCAATATGTTCTGCCCGATGGTATCGAGCACAAGTGTTCAGCCTTTTCACCTATCCAGATAAA TTGAAGTTAGATGACACAGGAATTAGCAAAAGAGAGTTTTGGAAGAGGCAGATTCTTGTTGCCGCTAGGCAGAAGAGGCCTGCAAGCTTTGGATTTTATTTGCCTGCAAAGGATGATGCCGAGGGAGAGGGTAGCATCAACAGGAAAAAG AAAAAGCAATCTCGTCTTGCATCTATCGAAAGTGAGGAAGAAAGCATCTACATGTGCTCTGACTATGACACCGTCTCATGTGATAATGAGGTATCCAGCAGAGAGGAAACCGTCAGAGGTGATGATGAGGCTGGGATTGTTGATTTGATGAATCGAGCGGAGCTTATGAAGAGAGAGCGTTCTGTCTTTTGGCTGCGTGAGTTCAAGGAGTGGATAGACCAGTCTTCTGAGATTTTGATGGAGAATGGGAAGTTTGATTCTAGAAACAGAAAGTGGCATCACGGTGAAAACTCGAGATacacttcaaattcttttcagGATTCAGGAGATGGTAGCAGCACAAATAATTTGGAATTGGATAGATCATTGGCTCCTTCACATGGGCATCGATTCCTCGATCAGATCAATGGAGTGGTAAACGCTGGTGGTGTTTCTCTTCTTGACATGGGAGGGACAAATCTTACTCATGAGCATAACTACCATGGGTCTAAGCATACCAAAGGCTCACATTACAATAAACTTGCTGCTAATGGACAGCAAATGGCTGCAAATTCAATCATACCTGTGCCCTCTGGTGATGACACGATAGAGAGACGTTCGTCCTCCTCTTATCATGGATCTCCGCCTCATTATCAAGAGAACATTCTGCAGCGCCATGACAGCATGGTAGACGAAATTCTGCAACTTTCTGCTGACTCCTATTCCGCAGCATCTTTGGATACTACCAGTTGCAGTGAAGATGACCTTACTGAATTTGGGACATCGCTGTCTGATGTGGATAAGAGATTGAATGGAGGGCCCCAAAATTTTAAAGTGGATGGACATTTCTTGATCAATAGCTTTGAGGAGAAGTGTGATGACTTAAAAAATCCATCTCCAGGGACAGGTGAAATTTGTGAATCTTCTATTGATGTACCAGCTAAACAACCATCTAGGATTCTCGATCTTGATGTGCAATATTATTCTGGTTCTCATCATCATGATGGTGAGATTCTTGAGTCAGTTAATGAAGGGTTTAAATTGTCTGAGAAGCGCAAAAGCAAAAGGAAGCCTATGAAAAGAGTTGTGGCTTTGTCAGAGGAGAGCAGGGGATTTGACAAGTCAGGAGCACCATCAGCCGCAGGTGGTCCTACGGACACTAGTAGTCTAGAAGATGGACAAACAAAACAAATCTTTAGAGGGAGTGACATGGAGGAAGTTTGTGAGAAGCAGGCATGGGACGCCGTTAGCACCCAAACGAATGACACAGCCACTGCTAGGGAAAAAAGCTTAACAGGAGGGACTGATGAATTTATTGAGCAGTACTTTTACATGAATGTTGCAACATCCGGAAGCCATGAAACCTGCGAGCAATACCTTCGTTGTGATTGTGTGCTGGAGCAAGAATCCATTTATAGAGAGAG AGAAGTGGCTCTGTTGCGAAGCAGTGAACGTCGCCTCTATGTGCTTCTGATTGCTTTTAGATTCGATGGTTCAG
- the LOC104425841 gene encoding uncharacterized protein LOC104425841: MERHSFPSRSRLDRMMPKRTRFTSPRSGGSSDSSNVSEGSSDQGKAPFGYSRKDVLLIGLGVTVLGVGLKSGLELAGVDPLQAGNVVQLVLVLGLTVGWISTYIFRVSNKEMTYAQQLRDYENKVMEKRIESLTEAELEALLEQVEEEKRRA, from the exons ATGGAGAGACATTCTTTTCCCTCCAGAAGTAGATTGGACAGGATGATGCCTAAGAGGACGAGATTTACAAGTCCCAGAAGTGGTGGTTCCTCAGACTCTAGCAATGTTAGTGAGGGTTCCTCTGATCAGGGCAAG GCTCCTTTTGGATACTCCAGGAAGGATGTTCTATTGATTGGACTTGGAGTCACCGTTCTTGGCGTTGGCTTAAAAAGTGGATTGGAG CTTGCTGGAGTTGATCCTCTACAAGCAGGGAACGTTGTCCAGCTAGTGCTGGTGTTGGGATTAACTGTTGGATGGATATCTACTTATATATTTAGGGTTTCAAACAAGGAAATGACATATGCTCAGCAACTACGTGACTATGAAAACAAGGTCATGGAG AAGCGCATAGAGAGCTTGACGGAAGCTGAGCTCGAAGCTTTGCTGGAGCAAgtggaggaagagaagagacgCGCGTAG